A genomic stretch from Diprion similis isolate iyDipSimi1 chromosome 1, iyDipSimi1.1, whole genome shotgun sequence includes:
- the LOC124405134 gene encoding uncharacterized protein LOC124405134 isoform X2, protein MVKVCSVKGCKNSSDTVCRSSFFVFPYNNEKLKQLWLNSGPGYKTISKYSYVCSCHFFAEDYVEHKHIGRRTLKKNAVPSIFDDNAHESADPEMNSLPSCSFQCDASPPPLKKYEQNEEDDEKPVKKFHSVAVQTCSQLSRPSVSVQTCTRLSGPSNREQELVHKIKILQDRLRYKKKRIQRFQELVTHLQKVGMTKVQSTKMIAQKQKNKQ, encoded by the exons ATGGTAAAGGTTTGCTCCGTCAAAGGGTGTAAAAACTCTTCGGACACTGTCTGCCGCAGCTCATTCTTCGT TTTCCCATATAACAACGAAAAGCTTAAACAATTATGGCTCAACAGTGGCCCTGGATATAAAACAATATCCAAGTATTCGTATGTTTGTTCATGCCATTTTTTCGCAGAGGATTATGTGGAACACAAGCACATTGGCAGAAGAACATTGAAAAAGAATGCAGTACCCAGCATATTTGACGACAAC GCACATGAGAGTGCTGATCCTGAGATGAATAGTCTACCAAGCTGCAGCTTTCAATGCGATGCTTCACCACCGCCACTAAAGAAATATGAACAAAATGAAGAAGATGACGAAAAGCCTGTGAAAAAGTTTCATAGCGTTGCAGTACAAACTTGTTCACAACTTAGTCGACCAAGCGTATCGGTTCAAACTTGTACACGACTCAGTGGACCAAGTAATCGCGAACAAGAACTAgttcataaaataaaaattctgcaggATCGAttgaggtataaaaaaaaaaggattcaaAGATTCCAGGAGTTGGTAACTCATCTGCAGAAAGTAG GTATGACGAAGGTACAATCAACGAAAATGATAGCACAAAAGCAGAAGAATAAACAATGA
- the LOC124405134 gene encoding uncharacterized protein LOC124405134 isoform X4, translating into MVKVCSVKGCKNSSDTVCRSSFFVFPYNNEKLKQLWLNSGPGYKTISKYSYVCSCHFFAEDYVEHKHIGRRTLKKNAVPSIFDDNNQAHESADPEMNSLPSCSFQCDASPPPLKKYEQNEEDDEKPVKKFHSVAVQTCSQLSRPSVSVQTCTRLSGPSNREQELVHKIKILQDRLRYKKKRIQRFQELVTHLQKV; encoded by the exons ATGGTAAAGGTTTGCTCCGTCAAAGGGTGTAAAAACTCTTCGGACACTGTCTGCCGCAGCTCATTCTTCGT TTTCCCATATAACAACGAAAAGCTTAAACAATTATGGCTCAACAGTGGCCCTGGATATAAAACAATATCCAAGTATTCGTATGTTTGTTCATGCCATTTTTTCGCAGAGGATTATGTGGAACACAAGCACATTGGCAGAAGAACATTGAAAAAGAATGCAGTACCCAGCATATTTGACGACAAC aaCCAGGCACATGAGAGTGCTGATCCTGAGATGAATAGTCTACCAAGCTGCAGCTTTCAATGCGATGCTTCACCACCGCCACTAAAGAAATATGAACAAAATGAAGAAGATGACGAAAAGCCTGTGAAAAAGTTTCATAGCGTTGCAGTACAAACTTGTTCACAACTTAGTCGACCAAGCGTATCGGTTCAAACTTGTACACGACTCAGTGGACCAAGTAATCGCGAACAAGAACTAgttcataaaataaaaattctgcaggATCGAttgaggtataaaaaaaaaaggattcaaAGATTCCAGGAGTTGGTAACTCATCTGCAGAAA GTATGA
- the LOC124405134 gene encoding uncharacterized protein LOC124405134 isoform X1, producing the protein MVKVCSVKGCKNSSDTVCRSSFFVFPYNNEKLKQLWLNSGPGYKTISKYSYVCSCHFFAEDYVEHKHIGRRTLKKNAVPSIFDDNNQAHESADPEMNSLPSCSFQCDASPPPLKKYEQNEEDDEKPVKKFHSVAVQTCSQLSRPSVSVQTCTRLSGPSNREQELVHKIKILQDRLRYKKKRIQRFQELVTHLQKVGMTKVQSTKMIAQKQKNKQ; encoded by the exons ATGGTAAAGGTTTGCTCCGTCAAAGGGTGTAAAAACTCTTCGGACACTGTCTGCCGCAGCTCATTCTTCGT TTTCCCATATAACAACGAAAAGCTTAAACAATTATGGCTCAACAGTGGCCCTGGATATAAAACAATATCCAAGTATTCGTATGTTTGTTCATGCCATTTTTTCGCAGAGGATTATGTGGAACACAAGCACATTGGCAGAAGAACATTGAAAAAGAATGCAGTACCCAGCATATTTGACGACAAC aaCCAGGCACATGAGAGTGCTGATCCTGAGATGAATAGTCTACCAAGCTGCAGCTTTCAATGCGATGCTTCACCACCGCCACTAAAGAAATATGAACAAAATGAAGAAGATGACGAAAAGCCTGTGAAAAAGTTTCATAGCGTTGCAGTACAAACTTGTTCACAACTTAGTCGACCAAGCGTATCGGTTCAAACTTGTACACGACTCAGTGGACCAAGTAATCGCGAACAAGAACTAgttcataaaataaaaattctgcaggATCGAttgaggtataaaaaaaaaaggattcaaAGATTCCAGGAGTTGGTAACTCATCTGCAGAAAGTAG GTATGACGAAGGTACAATCAACGAAAATGATAGCACAAAAGCAGAAGAATAAACAATGA
- the LOC124405134 gene encoding uncharacterized protein LOC124405134 isoform X3 gives MVKVCSVKGCKNSSDTVCRSSFFVFPYNNEKLKQLWLNSGPGYKTISKYSYVCSCHFFAEDYVEHKHIGRRTLKKNAVPSIFDDNNQAHESADPEMNSLPSCSFQCDASPPPLKKYEQNEEDDEKPVKKFHSVAVQTCSQLSRPSVSVQTCTRLSGPSNREQELVHKIKILQDRLRYKKKRIQRFQELVTHLQKNMYDEGTINENDSTKAEE, from the exons ATGGTAAAGGTTTGCTCCGTCAAAGGGTGTAAAAACTCTTCGGACACTGTCTGCCGCAGCTCATTCTTCGT TTTCCCATATAACAACGAAAAGCTTAAACAATTATGGCTCAACAGTGGCCCTGGATATAAAACAATATCCAAGTATTCGTATGTTTGTTCATGCCATTTTTTCGCAGAGGATTATGTGGAACACAAGCACATTGGCAGAAGAACATTGAAAAAGAATGCAGTACCCAGCATATTTGACGACAAC aaCCAGGCACATGAGAGTGCTGATCCTGAGATGAATAGTCTACCAAGCTGCAGCTTTCAATGCGATGCTTCACCACCGCCACTAAAGAAATATGAACAAAATGAAGAAGATGACGAAAAGCCTGTGAAAAAGTTTCATAGCGTTGCAGTACAAACTTGTTCACAACTTAGTCGACCAAGCGTATCGGTTCAAACTTGTACACGACTCAGTGGACCAAGTAATCGCGAACAAGAACTAgttcataaaataaaaattctgcaggATCGAttgaggtataaaaaaaaaaggattcaaAGATTCCAGGAGTTGGTAACTCATCTGCAGAAA AACAT GTATGACGAAGGTACAATCAACGAAAATGATAGCACAAAAGCAGAAGAATAA